In Periplaneta americana isolate PAMFEO1 chromosome 4, P.americana_PAMFEO1_priV1, whole genome shotgun sequence, one DNA window encodes the following:
- the LOC138698047 gene encoding attacin-B-like: MKLLLTVVSLIVATDFVSSYSAYRHAPYELEDRDLVPKDYYGTEVEEQPLQQEENYDTLSSEERMTDPQEYNMFMRKAKIRAKRQLTTSITRDADTGVTKLEGGIQRNLINRGPHSLDVNGFISKSFGPSGRGQRPVFGGGLSYMHSNRGGAEISVSRQNPFGGTELSAKAQGNLYRSRNGRTNLDANFNYSRRFGGPFGSSRPSFGGGLTLTHRF, encoded by the exons ATGAAGCTCCTTCTCACGGTTGTGTCTTTGATTGTTGCGACGGATTTCGTCTCGTCATACTCGGCATACAGGCATGCTCCATACGAATTAGAAGATCGTGATCTCGTACCCAAAGACTACTATGGCACTGAAGTTGAGGAACAACCTCTTCAGCAAGAAGAAAACTATGACACTTTGTCCTCAGAAGAAAGAATGACTGACCCGCAGGAGTATAACATGTTTATG agaaAAGCTAAGATTCGCGCAAAAAGGCAGCTCACGACAAGCATCACCCGCGACGCCGACACGGGGGTGACAAAACTAGAAGGTGGAATACAGCGCAATCTGATCAATAGAGGGCCCCATAGTCTGGACGTGAACGGCTTCATTTCGAAGTCTTTTGGGCCCTCTGGTCGTGGCCAACGCCCCGTGTTCGGCGGAGGACTTTCGTACATGCACTCCAACAGAGGGGGCGCGGAGATATCTGTGAGTCGCCAGAACCCCTTCGGAGGAACCGAACTGTCTGCCAAGGCTCAAGGAAATCTGTACAGGAGTCGCAATGGGCGCACCAACCTCGATGCAAATTTCAACTATTCCAGACGTTTCGGCGGACCGTTTGGTTCTTCCAGGCCTAGTTTCGGGGGAGGTCTTACCTTGACCCATCGCTTTTAG